In Phocoena phocoena chromosome 3, mPhoPho1.1, whole genome shotgun sequence, the DNA window TTCACGGCCAGAAAGGACCATGACATGTATAATGCAAAGGAACCCTAAGCCCGCTCTGCAAGGTGGGGAGCTGTGCTTTCCAGATGTGGAAATCCAGGCTCAGACAGTCGAAGGGCCAGCCCAAGGCCTTCCAGCCTCAGATTCTGCTGGGAGGACTCAGGTGGCTCTGGAGAGGGGGTAGGCCTGGGGTTGCAGGGGGGTGTACGAGGGTGGGGCTGGTGCCTCTTCCTCTGGCCGACAGTAACCTTGAACTCCATGCAGGTTCAAGGGCATAAAGAAGGGAGGTGTGACAGAGAACACATCCTACTACATCTTTACCCAGTGCCCTGATGGGGCTTTTGAGGCCTTCCCCGTGCACAACTGGTACAACTTCACGCCGCTGGCCAAGCACCGCACGCTCACGGCCGAGGAGGCCGaggaggagtgggagaggtgAGTGAGGGGGCACGACTGGAAATGAGGTGCATCCCCCGAACATCGTTCCCGGTTGGGAGCTGGGGACTCAGTGGTGACCAAGCCAGATCTCACCAGCCCCTCAGGGAGCTCCCAGTGCAGTGGGGGAATGGACGTGGGACCATCAGGGATGCACGGGGCGGTGCAAGAGCCAGGGATGGGGGAGTGGCTGAGCTGAGCCCTGGAGCAGGAATTGGCGAGCAGGGTGGGGTCTCCCCCGGCCTACATGGCTTCCCCCAGGCAGGTCTCACAGCTGGATCAACTGCTGGTAGAATacacataaaataacatttaccatttttaaatgcacagctcagtggcattaagtacgttcacaCTGTCGTGCAGCCATCCGCcccctccatctccagaactttctcatcttcccagactgaaactctgtccccatgaaacactgactccccagcccctcccgcagcccccggcccccaccatctacttcctgtctctggatCTGAGTCCTCTAGGGAGTGGAATCAGACAGTGTTTGGCCTTTTATGTCTGGTTTATATCACTGAGCATGGTGTCCTCAAGCTTTATCCACATTGTAGTGTGTATCgctgcttcattttttaaaaattttaattgtagtaaaaaaatatgtaaaatgtatcatcttaaccatttttaagtgtaccattCAGTGGTGGTAAGTACATTTACATTCTTGTGTAATGGAGCTtcattcctgttttgtttttccttccagtttaatGGAGGTGTAATTGACATCCAACACTAAGTTCTAGGTGTACagcgtaatgatttgacttacaatACACCATGAAATGTTTACCACAGTAACTTTTAGTGAacacccatcatctcatataggtataaaataacagagaaagaaaaaaaaattctttcctcgTGATGCAATCTCTTAGGGTTTACTCTcaaaactttcatatataacgtaCAGCAGTGGTAATTAATCATAATCATGTCATACACTATACATCGCtcgtacttatttatcttataactggaagtttgtaccttttaaccaccttcatccagttccccctcttgccacttctggtaaccacaaatctgattccTTTCTCTGTGAGTTTGCTGGTTGAAGTATCATTGACCTACATCACTATGTTCCTAGTGTACAACCTattgattcgatatttctatacatttcaaaatgatcaccacgatgaGTCGAGTTGCATCATCACCATATAAAGATACTGTGTCATCGTTGACTCTGTTCCTATCCTGTACATTTTATCCCCgtgacatttattttgcaactgaaagtttgtacctcttaatctccctcacctatttcactcatcccctcACTCCTCTTCCCTCTGGCGACCACCTACCTGTTTGTtccctgtatctatgactctgtttctgttttgttatgttcgttcttttttttttaattccacatatagtacagtatttatcttccacatcttggctattgtaaatagtgctgtaatgaacataggggtgcatatatctttttgagttagtgtttttcttttcttcggaaagacacccagaagtggaattttggATTGTACGGTAGTTTTAATttaatctccatactgttttccacagtggttgcaccaatttacattcccaccaacagtgcacgagggttcccttttctccacaccctcaccaacctttgttatttgttgtcttttgaaaataaccattctgactggtgtgaggtgatatcttattacagttttttttttttttttttgcggtacgcgggcctctcactgctgtggcctctcccaccgcagagcacaggctccggacgcgcaggctcggcggccgtggcccatgggcccagccgctccgcgacatgcgggatcctcctggaccgggacacgaacccgcatcccctgcatcggcaggtggactcccaaccactgtgccaccagggaagccctcttattacagtttggatttgcatttccctgatcatttgtgatgttgagcatctcttcatgtgtttgttggcatctgtatgtcttttttggaaaaatgtctattcaggtcttctgcccatttttttttttttttttttctcggtatgcgggcctctcactgttgtggcctctcccattgcggagcacaggctccagacgcccaggctcagtggccatgactcacgggcccagccgctctgtggcatgtgggatcttcccagaccggggcacgaacccgtgtcccctgcatcggcaggcggactctcaaccgctgcgccaccagggaagcccttctacccattttttaatcaggttgtttgcttttttcatgttgagttgtatgagttctttgtattttggatattaaccccttatcagatatatcatttgcaaataccttctcccattcagtgggcaaccttttttgtttgttgatggtttccttcattgtgcaaaagctttttagtttggtgttgccctatttatttttgctcttgtttcccttgtctggggagacatatccaaaaaaatattgctaagaccaatgtcaaagagttttcttctagaatttttatgctttcaggtcttacatttaagtctttaatccattttgagtttatttttgtgtgtggtgtgagagaATAGTCCCATTTTCTcaacaccgtttattgaagagactgtcttcttttcattatatagtcttacctcctttgtcatagatttatTGACTATATAATGTGCGTTCATTCCTagactgtctattctgttccatcggtctatgtgtttttgtgccagtaccatactgttttgatgactgtaggtttgtagtatagtttgagagcagggagcatgatacctccagctttgttgttctttctcaaagttgttttggctacttggggtcttttgtcttttcatagaaatttcagaattatttttttggttctgtgaaaaatgccattggtgttttgatagggattgcattgactctctagattgccttgggtagaatGGTCGctttaacaatattcattctcccagtccatgagcatggtgtatctttccatttgttcgtgtcatcttcaatttctttcttatagttttctgagtacaagtctttcacctcctcggttagatttatacctaggtattttattcttttggatgcgattgtaaatgggattgttttcttaatttctctttctgatagtttgttgttagtgtgtagaaacacaacagatttgtatatattagttttatatCCTGCAGtatcatttatcagttctaattgtttttttggtggtgtgtttaggattttctgtatatagtatcatgtcatctgcagacagttttacttcttccattccaattcggattccttgtatttattttttcttatctgatggttgtggctaggacttccagtaccatgttgaatacagcttcattcttttttatatactaCCCATGAATTCTGCTCCTGTTGTTATATACAATCCTAAGActctctttatttttagtatttttaaaattttttataaatttatttatttttggctgtgttgggtcttcgttgctgcacacaggctttctgtagttgtggcaagcgggggctgctcttcgttgcagtgcacaggcttctcactgcattggcttctctcgttgcagagcacgggctgtaggcacacggcttcagtagttatggcacacgggctcagtagttgtggcttgtgggctctagagcacaggctcagtagttgtggcgcacgggcttagttgctccgtggcatgtgggatcttcccggaccagggctcaaacccatgtccccagcattggcaggcagattcttaaccactgcaccatcagggaagtcccctaagacTGTCTTTAAATgcaatcacatttttaaaaactttcatcaGCACTCTAAATGGAAACACCAGTACCCCCTGCCATTAAAAAGAAGGCACCCATGAACTACAACAAAAGTGACGGATGTGACTGTATCATATGGCCCGATTCTGTTGCCCGAGAGAGGCCCTGAGCCCAAGCGAGGTGCTGGGGCATCAGCATCGCGTGAGGCCTTCTCCTGAGGGACTCTGGGTGGAGCGGGAACTGAAGGAGGGCCAGCTCTCCCTGTGTGATCTCAGGCTGTTGCTGCCACACATGTGCGTCCCCATGTGCGGGGTCAGCTTGTCCCTCTTCTCACCTACATGTGTCTGTGGTTCCCCTCTGGGGAATGCCCGGTGGAAGTGCAGGGTGGCACCCGGGACAAGGCCCAGCTCCTGGAGgcgggctctggagccaggccccTTGTCAGCCCCTGCTGTGCCCCCCACCCACAGGAGAAACAAAGTCCTGAACCACTTCAGCATCATGCAGCAGCGGCGGCTCAAGGACCAGGACCGGGACGAGGAGGACGAGGAGAAGGAGAAGCGTGGGCGCAAGAAGGCCAGTGAGCTGCGTATCCACGACCTGGAGGATGACCTGGAGATGTCCTCTGACGACAGCGAGGCCAGTGGCGAGGAGGGTGAGGCTGGCAGAGCTTCCGTGGCTGGGGTGGTCGGCACAGCTGCCTGATTAGTGCCCGGTCATAATTGATCAAGGTGGCTGTGTGATGACTGAGAGGTTAATGCCCCTGAAAGGAAAACTCGGTTACTCATGGGCCCCTGGGCCCGGGAGCTTGTCCGCTTGGGGAAGCGCCAGGGTTGGTAGGAGGCAGCAGGGAGCCATAGGAAGGCCTCGGCCACAGCCTCAACTGGGGTCTCCAAGGAAACGGCTTAGGACTGGCCAGTTTGAGTCATGCCAGTGGGCTCTGGGCCAAGGCATGGTCTCTGGCTGCCCAGGTGATACAGGGCAGGGATGGTGGCCCTGCGTGTGAGAGAgaagggggtggtgggggtgtggAGTCGGGTTGGCCTGTGGGTGAGAGGTGCGCCCCTGGGCCAGCTCTTTGCCTCTTAGAGGAATTGGGGCTGGTCCTGGTGTCTCTCCCCAGGAGGCAAAGGCCCCAGAGACATCAGGTGTCATCGGATACACAAAGCGTGAAGTGTGCCCATCCGAGACCCTCCCCTtgtctccccttccccaggcGGCCGAGCCCTCAAAGCCAAGAAGAAGGCACCACCCAGCAAGGGgggcaggaagaagaagaagaagaaggggtcAGACGACGAGGCCTTTGAGGACAGTGACGACGGGGACTTCGAGGGCCAGGAGGTGGACTACATGTCCGACGGCTCcaggtgaggcaggcaggaggcggGTGTGAGACCCTGGGCCGGCCTGCACACGCACTCCCTCACCCTCTGCCCGCTCTCGTCTGCTCGCcttgcagcagctcccaggacgAGCTGGAGGGcaagcccaaggtcacccagcaggaGGAGGGCCCTAAGGGCGTGGACGAGCAGAGCGAGAGCAGCGAGGAGAGCGAGGAGGAGAAGCCGCCCGAGGAGGAcaaggaggacgaggaggagaaGAAGGCGCCCACGCCGCAGGACAAGAAGCGGAAGAAAGGTGGGTGCGCCTCCCCCGGCCGTGGCCCAGGCCCCTGAtctgggatggggctgggggggcggggccTCCGCTCCTGACGCCCCTCCTCTGGCCCCACGCAGACAGCAGCGAGGAGTCGGACAGCTCGGAGGAGAGCGACATCGACAGCGAGGCCTCCTCGGCGCTCTTCATGGCGGTAAGGCCCAGCCCGGGGCGGGGGGACGGCGTGTCCCTCTCCAGACTCACATCCCCAACTccggtgtcccagaagaagaagacgcCCCCCAAGAGGGAGCGGAAGCAGTCGGGCGGCAGCTCCCGGGGCAACAGCCGGCCCGGCACACCCAGCACGGAGACGGGCAGCACTTCCTCCACCCTGAGGGCGGCCGCCAACAAGCTGGAGCAGGGTGAGTCGCCCCATCCCACCCTGCCCACCTCAACCTCTTGACCCCGTACTTGCCCTCCCTTTCAGCATCCTGTCTGCCTGCCCCTGAACCCCTTGCACATGTAATCCTGGCACCGCCGGTCCGGGGTTCCCCCAGGGGTCCAGCCTCCCCGCCCTGGCTCAGCCCCGCCTCTGCTCCCACAGGGAAGCGGACCAGCGAGACGCCGGCGGCCAAGCGGCTGCGGCTGGACACCGGGCCCCAGAGCCTGTCGGGGAAGTCCACCCCtcagccccagtccgggaagtcCACTCCCAGCAGCGGGTAAGTTGGCGAGGATggcaggagcagggagggggcttGGGGGGGGCCTCGGAGGGGGCCTTGGTGACGGAGGGCCGCCTGCTGACACCCACCTGCCCACTTCCAGCGACGTGCAGGTGACCGAGGATGCCGTGCGCCGCTACCTGACACGGAAGCCCATGACCACCAAAGACCTGCTGAAAAAGTTCCAGACCAAGAAGACGGGGCTGAGCAGTGAGCAGACGGTGAACGTGCTGGCCCAGATCCTCAAGCGCCTGAACCCCGAGCACAAGATGATCAACGACAAGATGCACTTCTCCCTCAAGGAGTGAGGCTCCCCCGCAATAAACATGCTCTGTTTTCTAGAATCCTCGGGCTCTTGATTCCCACACTCACCACCTCCTCCCACTGCCCGTCTGTCACCCCACCCTCTGCGTCTGAGGACCCCAGTGTTTTCTCCACAGTTTACTTCTCTCAGTCTCCAGTCCCCTGCTTCTGAAACCTCTAGAACTTAATCCTCTCCTTACCCCTCAACCTCCTCCACTGGGCTTCTGCTGGGTGACATCTTTCAGGTCTTCCATTTGACCAGTTCTCTTCAGCTGTGGCTTATCCACCACCTAAACCCATTCAGTACTTAGTTTCCACGTCTGTTTTCCAGTTCTCCAagttatctttgtttctttctcagaTCAGCAGGTCTGTTTTGAGTGTCTGGCCCCTTCTGTTTTTGGTCCCTTCTTTTGCAGTTTTAGTTTTAAGCATCCTTGACTTAGAGTCTCCATCACACTCACCTAGGACCTGAAGCTCACGGGCATCCTGCTGTATCCTGACTCCTTTTCATGATCTGTTCTCATGTTTTGGGATCTGGGATGGCGGACTCATGGCCAGCTCGGGCCTCTATCTGTGAGACTCCCGCATGGTCTGCTTTGCAGGCAAGTCCTTCCAGATGGTTTTTGCATACGCTCCCAGCAGGTGCCCCAGAAGTCCTGTCCTGAGCCCATTTTAGGTGTGGTTCTCAGCTTGTGGCTCTGTCCCTACATGGCCACAAAATCCCATACCCGCTTCTTGCTGATCTTGGCATCTGGCCCCTATTTTTCAACTTCCCAGTGatgtttctggggcttcccttaGATTCTTACAAGCTGGTTAGGCGTTTATTTTATCTAGCATTGCTAGGAGTGCTGTAGCAGGAGGGCTTTTTGAGTTCGTGGACAGTCACGTTGCTGGAAACGGAATTTGGCAGCAGGAGTACTTTTGAACCCCCATTGGAGTGATCCAGCTGGGGGCAGGATGCCGGCCTTCCGTCCTGCCCAAGCTGGAGGCTGCGGGTGGAAAACTTTCCCATCCAGTTCCACGGGCCCTTGGCTGCCGAGCGGGAATGCCTGAGACGCCAGGTTAATTCCTAGGAATGTCCCAGGtcattccaccctccctccccgtcCTTCCGCCAGGCCTTTTGGGAGAGAAGCAATGGCCCCTTGCCCTGGCAATTTCACCCCTGCTCTGCCTGCCACGTGGACCGAGGTGTAAGGCCTCCCCACCAGGCCAGGCCATGTGCCCCGGGGGTTCAGAGCAGGGGTCTTGCATTCAGCTTGACTTGGGTCCAAATCCCACCGGTGTTTCTTAATTCTGGGTGACTTTGGATAAGTGACACTCCCACCCCCCATCTGAAAGTAGTCTCCATAAACAGCGCAAGAACAACCACACCAAAATCATTGAGGCGGTCCCCTGTGGGTGGAGTTGAGGTCCTCTCCAGTCTCTTGCTGATACAAAAGGCAGCGAATAACCCTGAGCTTGCATCTTGCCTCACCTGAGGAGGATGAGTTCCTGAGCAGGTGTCCTGGATCAGAGGGATGTGATTTGCACTTTCTGTAGCAAATGCTCAGCGGCTACCGATTTACAGTGCCACCAACAGGCGTGCCcgtgtctcacacacacacacacacacacacacacacgcacacacagcccCAGCCGGGTATAAGCAGACTTTGATGTCTGCCAATCTTGGGTGCACAGTCTCATCCGAGTTTTAACCCAGTCTCACCTGCGTGAGATCGAGCACCTCGTCAAACCTCCACAAGCTGTTCGTATTTCCCTTGCCTCAGAAGCTCTCACAActgcacagtgccaggcaccacGTTACACACTAAATGCGTCTTCTGTCTGTCCTCCCCATGTGGGAGGGACTCTGCTTTAGCCCCCTTTCACGGCTGGGGATGGAGGCTCACTTCCCTGGGGTgatgggaagggcagggaggtcACCGGGACCAGGGTGGGGCCTAAGCGCCCCTCTGCTCTGATGCCCTCTGACCCTAGGGCAGGACTGAGGTCCCAGGGGGCTCAGGTTGGCCTTCTAGAGACAGGAGTCCCTGCGGGGTGAGCTTCCTGCCCCTGGTGTCCCAGCTCTTGGCTGTCCCCGGGCCTCTCCCCTTTCCTGTTTTGATGCTGGCTCTGCCAGGCCCGGAGACAGGGGCATGATGTCTTAATCCTCCAGGCAGGAGCCATGATGGATTCCCCGTCAGCTCACCCACCTGCCAACCCACCTCTTCCCCCTACCCACATCTGCTCTACCTGGTGCATGACACAGGGGCTACTGAGCCCCAGCACCCTGCCCAAGTGGGGAGAGCCCCCAGTGGGGGACCCACGGGGCCCCGCACCTCTCCCTCCAGACGGCAGGTCGGGTGGGGACCCTGGTTGCCCGCCCTGGGCTCGGCCCTGGCTGCCGCCACGACACTCGTAAATCAGGGGGCGGAGGGGGTGTCGGAAATAGGTCTGTGGAATGTCTGGATGGGGTATGCGGGGGGTGTGCGCCCTTAACTCTTAGAAGGATGTGCGGTGTGGGGCAGGAGGAAAGGGACTGCCTGGGCCCCAGGTGTGGGACGCGGAGGCCTTTGTGACACGGCAGCAGCCGGCAGTGAAGAGGTTATCTCCGCAGCTCAGGCCGGGGGATAAATTGAGGACGCAGGGCATCTCCACCCTCAGGACCTGCCCGTCACCATGGCCACAGGACGAGTCCTGCTAGGCTCTCTGCTGCTCCTGACCCTGCACTTGGACCTCCGCGGgggccctggggcctggggggCTTCGGTGGCAGAGGAGGAGCTCTTGTCTGAGCCAGTGGTGGACAGAGGGACCCGGAGGCCGCAGCTGGGTAAGGACCCCCAGAACGCCGTGCGCTCCCCGACTCCTTCCCGCCCAGAGCCTGCCCGCTGTCAGCTGCCCCCTGTCCCCGCAGGCACCCGCCCGCGCCGAGCCCTGGCCGGCCCGTGCCAGCTGTGGAGCCTACCCTTGCCCGTGGCCGAGCTGGGCTTGGGCTACACGTCGGAGGAGACGGTCATCTTCCGCTACTGTGCCGGCAGCTGTCCCCGCGGCGCCCGCACCCAGCACGGCCTGACGCTGGCCCGGCTGCGGGGCCAGGGCCGAGCCCACGGTGGGCCCTGCTGCCGCCCCACCCGCTACGCCGATGTGGCCTTCCTCGACGACCGCCACCGCTGGCAGCGGCTGCCCCAGCTCTCGGCGGCAGCCTGTGGCTGCGGCGGCTGAGAATGCCCGGCCTGGGGCCCTGCAGCCGCTGGAGGAGCTCAGCTGACT includes these proteins:
- the GTF2F1 gene encoding general transcription factor IIF subunit 1 is translated as MAALGPSSQNVTEYVVRVPKNTTKKYNIMAFNAADKVNLATWNQARLERDLSNKKIYQEEEMPESGAGSEFNRRLREEARRKKYGIVLKEFRPEDQPWLLRVNGKSGRKFKGIKKGGVTENTSYYIFTQCPDGAFEAFPVHNWYNFTPLAKHRTLTAEEAEEEWERRNKVLNHFSIMQQRRLKDQDRDEEDEEKEKRGRKKASELRIHDLEDDLEMSSDDSEASGEEGGRALKAKKKAPPSKGGRKKKKKKGSDDEAFEDSDDGDFEGQEVDYMSDGSSSSQDELEGKPKVTQQEEGPKGVDEQSESSEESEEEKPPEEDKEDEEEKKAPTPQDKKRKKDSSEESDSSEESDIDSEASSALFMAKKKTPPKRERKQSGGSSRGNSRPGTPSTETGSTSSTLRAAANKLEQGKRTSETPAAKRLRLDTGPQSLSGKSTPQPQSGKSTPSSGDVQVTEDAVRRYLTRKPMTTKDLLKKFQTKKTGLSSEQTVNVLAQILKRLNPEHKMINDKMHFSLKE
- the PSPN gene encoding persephin; protein product: MATGRVLLGSLLLLTLHLDLRGGPGAWGASVAEEELLSEPVVDRGTRRPQLGKDPQNAVRSPTPSRPEPARCQLPPVPAGTRPRRALAGPCQLWSLPLPVAELGLGYTSEETVIFRYCAGSCPRGARTQHGLTLARLRGQGRAHGGPCCRPTRYADVAFLDDRHRWQRLPQLSAAACGCGG